A window of Eikenella corrodens contains these coding sequences:
- the argS gene encoding arginine--tRNA ligase has product MNLSHLLNREAEQAFAAAGIKGAPVVLQPAKNPEFGDFQINGVMGAAKQRKQNPRELAQKVADAMGGNGLIASAEVAGPGFINLRLNPQFLAKQVHAALQSGRLGVAQAAAPQTIVIDYSSPNLAKEMHVGHLRSSIIGDSLNRVHSFLGHRVIAQNHVGDWGTQFGMLVAYLVEQQAQNEHFELADLEQFYRNAKVRFDEDPAFADTAREYVVKLQGGDEAVLALWRQFVEISLQHAEKVYAKLGLLLTREDVAGESKYNDDLQPVVDDLIAKGLAVEDDGAKVVFLDEFKNKEGEPAAYIVQKKGGGFLYSTTDLACIRDYVGRLKGNRLLYVVDHRQGLHFGQLFATSRLAGYLPESVQAEFIGFGTMMGKDGKPFKTRSGDTVKLVELLDEAVERATALVKEKNPELDNATAAQIARSVGIGAVKYADLSKNRTSDYIFDWDNMLSFEGNTAPYLQYAYTRVQSVLKKAGEWSRTEQPVLTEPLECQLAAELLKFEDVLQTVADSSYPHYLAAYLYQVATLFSRFYEACPILKAEGSVRNTRLQLAALTGQTLQTGLNLLGIDTLEVM; this is encoded by the coding sequence ATGAACTTATCCCACCTCCTCAACCGCGAAGCCGAACAGGCCTTTGCCGCGGCCGGTATCAAAGGCGCGCCGGTAGTATTGCAACCGGCCAAAAACCCCGAGTTCGGCGATTTCCAAATCAACGGCGTGATGGGCGCTGCCAAGCAGCGCAAACAAAACCCGCGCGAGCTGGCGCAGAAAGTGGCCGACGCGATGGGCGGCAACGGGCTGATTGCCTCCGCCGAAGTGGCCGGCCCCGGCTTCATCAACCTGCGCCTGAACCCGCAATTTTTGGCCAAACAAGTGCACGCCGCCCTGCAAAGCGGCCGCCTCGGCGTGGCGCAGGCCGCCGCACCGCAAACCATCGTCATCGACTACTCCTCGCCCAACCTGGCCAAAGAAATGCACGTCGGCCACCTGCGCTCCAGCATCATCGGCGACAGCTTAAACCGCGTCCACTCCTTCCTCGGCCACCGTGTCATCGCGCAAAACCACGTGGGCGACTGGGGCACCCAATTCGGCATGTTGGTGGCCTACTTGGTGGAACAGCAGGCGCAAAACGAACATTTCGAACTGGCCGACCTGGAGCAGTTCTACCGCAATGCCAAAGTGCGTTTCGACGAAGACCCGGCCTTTGCCGACACCGCGCGCGAATACGTGGTGAAACTGCAAGGCGGCGACGAAGCCGTGCTCGCACTGTGGCGGCAGTTTGTGGAAATATCACTGCAACATGCCGAAAAAGTGTATGCCAAACTCGGCTTGCTACTCACACGCGAAGACGTGGCCGGCGAATCCAAATACAACGACGACCTGCAACCCGTGGTAGACGACTTAATCGCCAAAGGCCTGGCCGTGGAAGACGACGGCGCGAAAGTGGTCTTCCTCGACGAATTTAAAAACAAAGAAGGTGAACCTGCCGCTTACATCGTGCAGAAAAAAGGCGGCGGTTTCCTCTATTCCACCACCGATTTGGCCTGCATCCGCGACTACGTGGGCCGGCTCAAAGGCAACCGCCTGCTTTATGTAGTCGACCACCGCCAAGGCCTGCATTTCGGCCAACTATTTGCCACTTCCCGCCTGGCAGGCTACCTGCCCGAAAGCGTACAAGCCGAATTCATCGGCTTCGGCACCATGATGGGCAAAGACGGCAAACCCTTCAAAACCCGCAGCGGCGACACCGTGAAGCTGGTTGAACTGCTCGATGAAGCCGTAGAACGCGCCACTGCCTTGGTGAAAGAGAAAAATCCCGAACTGGACAATGCCACCGCCGCCCAAATCGCCCGCAGCGTCGGCATCGGTGCCGTGAAATACGCTGATTTGAGCAAAAACCGCACCAGCGACTACATCTTCGATTGGGACAATATGCTCTCCTTCGAAGGCAACACCGCCCCCTATTTGCAATACGCCTACACCCGCGTGCAAAGTGTGTTGAAAAAAGCCGGCGAATGGAGCCGAACCGAACAACCCGTGCTCACCGAGCCCCTGGAATGCCAGCTTGCCGCCGAGCTTTTGAAGTTTGAAGACGTGCTGCAAACCGTGGCCGACAGCTCCTACCCGCACTATCTCGCCGCCTACCTCTACCAAGTGGCCACCCTATTCTCCCGCTTCTACGAAGCCTGCCCCATCCTCAAAGCCGAAGGCAGCGTCCGCAACACCCGCCTGCAGCTGGCCGCCCTCACCGGCCAAACCCTGCAAACCGGCCTCAATCTCTTGGGCATTGATACGCTGGAAGTGATGTAA